The Spirochaetales bacterium region CTAACAACCCGGTATAAATAAAAACAACCTTCACTCGCCTGAGTTTCAGGTAATAACGGATTTCAATGTCGTCCATAATCCACGCCATTCAGAACAAAGACTGAATTCGTAATTCGAGAGAATCCATCGGGTAATGAGTCCGTGAAGGGCGCCGGTGATGATTTCCGATGCACGTTCCGGTACAATATCTTTTCTCATATTGTTTTCTTTTTGTGCTTTTCGTATCATCGTGCTGTAGACGGAAATACCGAGCTCGTAAAGCGATTTCATTTCCTGCACGAGCTTTTCATTGTACTGAAATATTCCGTGAGAAAAAAAGACCGTCGTGATCGACCGGTTTTTCTCGAAGAAGTCGACCGCACCGTTCGTAATGTATTCGAGCTGTTCGAACGACGAGTCCGCGGGAATATTCATTTTTGAAAGCGATGCTTCCACGTTTTGCCCCATGTAAAAGACGAGAGAAAGCAGTATATCCTCCTTGTTTTCGAAATGGCGGTAAATTGCCGGTTCCGAAATACCGATCTTGTGGGCCAGGTTCCTGATCGAAAACTCCTGTATGCCGTTTTCCGCGATGATGGAAAGGGTGTTGTCGAGGATTTCCAGTTGACGTTCCGAAAGTTCCCTGTTTTTCATACGCAATTCCGTTAGTTATCGATCACTAACTAATATATATAATTAATCGGAAAAAATCAAGGCCTGTTATAAAATTTTTTTTCATCCGTCCCCGTCCTATTAAAAAAACCGGCGGAAAAATTTCCGCCGGTTTCATCAAGACCGATATATTGGCACTATCGGTGTTGTATTGTCATACCGATATTAAAACTCTTCGAAATCGGCATCCATCTTGTCCTTTTTCGGTTTTTTGCCCATATCGATCTCGACGCCGTCTTCGTGTTTCCGACGTT contains the following coding sequences:
- a CDS encoding TetR/AcrR family transcriptional regulator; the protein is MKNRELSERQLEILDNTLSIIAENGIQEFSIRNLAHKIGISEPAIYRHFENKEDILLSLVFYMGQNVEASLSKMNIPADSSFEQLEYITNGAVDFFEKNRSITTVFFSHGIFQYNEKLVQEMKSLYELGISVYSTMIRKAQKENNMRKDIVPERASEIITGALHGLITRWILSNYEFSLCSEWRGLWTTLKSVIT